The region ATGTGAGGTTGAGATCCAGGACATGACAGGCTATAATAACTTTCAATGTAATCACACTATGGCTCATCTATTTTCCAAGCTGTCTTACTGTTATCTGTGTTTAGTGGCAGTCTATGGATTAACAAGCCTTTATACCTCTTACTGGCTGTTTTACCGCTCACTGAAGGAATACTCTTTTGAATATGTACGACAAGAAACGGGTATCAACGACATTCCAGACGTCAAGAATGACTTTGCTTTCATGCTACACATGATTGATCAGTATGATTCATTATATTCTAAACGATTTGCTGTGTTTCTCTCAGAAGTTAGTGAAAACAAGCTCAAACAGCTTAATCTCAACCATGAGTGGACTGCAGAGAAACTGCGTCAGAGACTACAGACTAACACAAACAACAGACTTGAACTTCAGCTGTTCATGCTCCCTGGCTTACCGGACACTGTCTTTGAGTTGACGGAGCTGCAGTCACTCAAGTTGGAGATCATCAATAATGTCACCATCCCTGCCTCAATCTCTCAGCTGGAAGACCTTCAGGAACTGTCTCTTTATCAATGCTCTTTAAAGTTGCACACAACTGCTACCTCTTTCCTAAAGGAGAATCTGAAGGTGCTTCGTGTGAAGTTTGATGATAACAGGGAACTTCCAAATTGGATGTATGGCCTGCGAAACTTAGAAGAGCTCTATCTTACTGGATCTCTATGCCCTGAGACCTCTAAAAATACAGTGTTTGAGTCACTGCGGGAGATGAAATGTCTGAAAACTCTGTCCCTTAAGAGTAATTTTACCAAGATACCACAGTCTATAGTAGATGTATCCAGCCATTTGCAGCGACTCTACTTGCACAATGATGGCACTAAGTTAGTAATGCTCAACAACCTGAAAAAGATGTCCAATCTGATTGAGCTTGAGTTGGTGCGTAGTGATTTGGAGCGCATCCCACACGCAATCTTCAGTCTAACAAACTTGCAAGAACTTGATCTGAAAGAGAATAACCTTCGCTCAATAGAGGAGATTATCAGCTTCCAACATCTTCGAAAACTCACGTGCCTCAAGCTTTGGTACAATAGTATCATGTATATTCCAGAGCACATCAAGAAACTTGGTAGCTTAGAGCGCCTCTACTTCAGCCACAACAAGATTGAAATTTTGCCTTCACACCTCTTTTTGTGCAACAAGCTGAGATACCTGGACCTGTCCAACAATGATATTCGATTCATCCCTCCTGAAATCGGAGTCCTCCAGAGTCTACAGTATTTCTCCGTTACCTGTAACAAAATAGAAAATTTGCCAGATGAGCTTTTCTTTTGCAAAAAGCTCAAAACATTAAAGTTAGGCAAAAACTCACTGTCTATATTGTCACCAAAGATTTCCTACCTCGTTCTACTAACATATTTGGAGCTCAAAGGAAACCACTTTGAACTTCTGCCACATGAGCTCGGTTGCTGTCGTGCTTTAAAGCGTACTGGCCTTATAGTTGAAGAAACACTGTTTGAAACTCTTCCTTCAGATGTCAGGAACCAAATGAAGGCTGAATGAAAACCTTTACAGTAGCCACAGTGCCTGTCATTAGGTGTGTCTCCCTATTCTGAACATATCTTTGCATGAACTCATTAGCTTAAGTAAGTACTGTTACTGTTAAGTAATTGACTTTTCCATTTTCCATAAGAGACGGGAAAAACTCAACTATTGTCACAAAGAGTGGCTGCTACAACTTTTCTTGTTCTATTGTCAGTAACCCTTAACGGGCAGTATTATCAGTTCAAAGGTCTTTCTTCACATCCTTGCTGAGAGTTACTTCATTATATCGACATCTCATTTCTGGAAATTGACATGAATGTACAATCTGCTGTTAATCAGCTGAGTTAGTTTAGcaccaagaaaaacaaagtgcCTATGTCTGAACATTAATTTCAGTGGCAAAGCCCACAAATTATGAAAAACTGGTTGACAACCTGACTAAGTTGCAACAATGACTTCTTCACACTGACATGGTTCAACACCAACTGATTATTGCCTCCATCTTGGAGTCAAGCTCTTTTGGCTTATTGAATATCAGAAAAGTCAGGCAATCTCACACATCAATTACTAGAATGCCTTTTTAACAAATGTGCTGATGTCTGTAGTGAAACCATTTCAGATGGGCCAAAATGCGGGGGCACATCAGGTCTTCAGCCAGCCGAAGCAGGCCCACGTCACTACACTGCTAACTTGTGCTGAATTACAGAGTACTAGCTGGATCTGCTCACCTTGAATAATCTTCCAAAAGCCCATGTTACCCCTCATCTACTGTTTGATTCTCTGCTATATGAGCATCATCTGTAAAAGCCGGCAGTACAGGCATGACAATCCAGACTATTCTCATACCTTGTTCCCCATTGTAGGAATGACCTTCCACATACAGTCAGAGCAGAGCTGTCCCTCTCAACCTTCAAATAGTTCTTGAAGACCCAGCCCTTCGGGAGCACCTGCTCTTCTAATAGTACTTATCTTTCTCTTCCACTGTCCTTAtttccttcctgtctgtgttaTTCTCTTCTCTTTATATCCTTCTTTTCACATTCttcttgatcctatccttcTAATTGAACCACAGCTCTGCACTTCTAAGGGTAGTTGAAGACTGTAAGGTAGCTTTTATTTACATAGGTTTCAGTTGCATTGTGGCTTGATTGCATTTCTCACTTGTTAGCCACATTGGATATTAGTGTCTCCTGAAtgactaaatgtaatgtaatgcaaCGTAATTCATTTATGGGGTACCAAGTTGAGGCCACCCTAAACTTTGACTGGGCAGAGTGAAGCCAGTGGCTACAGCCACATATTTCGCATACAGACATGAGTGATCTAGTGATAACAATCTTCTCATCAAACTCTCAGCATGATGGAAATTAAGACTCTTCTCTGACATTGAAACTATATTGTAAACACCTTTCATTGTTTACCTGCATTAAAGCAATCTTATGTCTGAAACTATTTCTAAACTTCACACAAGTCTACCCCAGGAGACTTTCTCCTGTatcacacacatgcgcgcacgcacgcacgcactcactcacacacacgacacacacacacacacacacacacacacacacacactctctctctctctctctctctctttctctctctctctctctttctctctctctctctctctctcacacacacacacacacacaatttttttacattaccctcatgaagtgctttcaTTACTTATACTGTACAGTTATTTCACAGCAAGAAACAGAGACGATGCTAAAACCAAATGACATTCCACACATAGGTCTAGCTAAAACTGTGGCTATGCAGTTCTGCGTTATTGAAAGATGATTTTTGAAGTGAATCAGATTTCCAGGACATTGTCTTGCTTGCTTTCCGTCAACTCTTTTTATAAACGGTATTTTCATGTTATTGAACAATGGAGAGTGATGGAGTTGTAAATGTACTTTCATAAAATGGAATTTCTGAGAGaaaatattaaatcacctttttaaaaaaacccacttgTTTTGACAACAGAATCAACGTGTATTTGATAAAACCAGGTTGAAAgtgatgtaaatgtaatttcttaCTTTACACATGGAAATATCTGCATAATACACTTTATGCTCTCAGATATGCTGTGAAGTATGCTATCACTTTATAGCTGATGAAGATTAATAAACGGGAGAATGCAAAACATCTAGCATGATTCAAACAAAAGGTATACAgtactgaccaaaaaaaatgaagtagtTCTGTTTTTCCAACCTTTAAGAACTCTTACAACAGTATTGCTCCTTTATTTAACAAAGAATTACCATTTTGTATTGGCTGTATGCATacagaaagaaaagtaaaatacGTTGACTTAAGattacatataataaaaaagaatgtgaacaaaataggggtactgtatatacagtatattgccataatttaattaaaatttaagatATCTTTTTTAAGTAATCTTTATGTTTTACAGGTGTAATAGACATTGGTCAGCACCTCTAGAAATTGCACTTGCAAAACTATTGTTGCTCAGCTTGAATTTGCATTTGtaagtactgtatatggaaAAACCTGAAATGACTCAAAGAACACTTACCTCCACGAAATGTCATGAAAAGCTGAACAAGTATTTGAaattctgcacacacaaacaatgtttttgtgcACAGCTGTGAGTGTATACATGTCTTACATACCATCAGCTGTTATATCAATGCGCTCAGGGCATTGCTGGGACccactttattatttattattattattgttgttattattattattgttattattattattattgttaaaaagattattattatcaaaatCCCATACATCTCACTCATTCTCTTTGTCTAAAGACAGGGGATATCATCTTAGAGCTGGAAGCTGATCTGAGGTTTCTGCCTGCAGAATATACATgcaatatacatacagtacgtaTATAGTATGTATattgtatacatacatatagaTGCATACAATGAATCAACATTCTCTCagtatagatatatatatatatatatatatatatatatatatatatatatatatatatatatatatatatatatatatatatatatatatatatatatatatatatgcatatgcaTATGAATACATGCAAATATATTGGTTAATAGTTGTAATGGTTACTAGTTACTTTCTAGTACGTATAAGTGCTGCCAGTAGAGGGTCAGCATGAACCCGAACACGAACAGGGCCCGTCCTTAACCCGAGCGGGCTCccgctccagcagctggtgctgCAGCGCCGCGGGTCGGAGCAGAGGACCCGACCATGTGAGGCGGAGTGGGGGTAGTCAGCTAAGCTGCTTACAACCGGGCCAGCAGGCCCACGCCGAAACAGATGCGAAGAACGGACGGCCTCATCACAGCGGAACATGAGAAATAAAGGGAGGTGCAGTTCGGTACAGCTGGGATCGACGCAACTGGATCAGACCTCCTGAAGGTGCGTCATTTTCAGACCGAGCGCCGTGACCGCGATGCTGCGGTTCAGCGGCGTTAGCAGGCTGGATTGTAGGGCGAACACAGCGGTGCGAGAATGAACCATCAGTGAAAGCAGCGCGCTAAATGTAACCTGGGCATGTCTTGGTCTTCTTCCTTGTAACCCTGATTTTAGTGGCGCGTATAAAGGCGCCAGGTCCACCTCTCGTTTTGTGTCCGTGGATGCGTCTGGCTGCCGGAGCCGGTCTGAGCCTGCTTTGCAGCCCCATTGTAAATGATGACCTTCAAGTTTTCAGCATACACAATAGAATTTAGTCGCAATGGGACCACGGATTATTATTGGCTTGTTCTGACGCCTGAAcatgtaaactgtttttttttaaatatatatatgtatatatatatatatatatatatccaaatTTTATGAATATGACTCAATGATGCATGCAGAGTTAGGGTTCATGGTAGTCAGCTATGAGGGGGAAGAACAAACACAGGAAAGGGCGTCATATGGATGATTCACACTACATTTATCTCTGCAGAGACTGTTGTTTGTGGAGTGTCTCTTTTTGAGACAACTGTACTGTGTCCCAGACCTCGATGACTGTACCCTGCAAATCCATAATAATCTGACAAGCCTCCTTTATGCTTGGGATATGTGGCCTGGCCTAAAATCATAGGACATAACCAACTGACCTTGCAGGCCTTGTTGTCCTGTAACACACAACCCATTGTGTAGTAAATTCAGGAAAAGAGTGATGAGTGATGGGGCCTGTAAATAGCAATCACAGTTAATGTCAGTTTCTGTACATTTTGAAGCtatgtttaattattaatttttattattgtgtttatcATGATGGTATTTTTGTTACTATATATTTGAGCGGAAAGCGTCAACTCAGTAATTCAGTCTGATATGACGATTGCAGGAGTGTAATGGCGTCCATGTGTATGAAGGTGTCTTTTGAGAATTCTTTATGTCTCAGGAAAGAATATTTGGATCTTTTGAAATAAACCCAGGAATATTAACAGGGTTTGTATCTGAATGTGTACGATTTGATCTACCAGTActtaaaaataagaatttacCATATTTAAATGACTTACAAATAAAATGAGCTTACTAGATCAggattcatattttaaataggGTTTGTTGTTTTGACTTACACTCTTATAAGTAGCATATTCAACCTCAATTTGAATTTATCTTCTCTGTTTCAGGGATGTTCTCCCTCACAGAAGTAGCATCCCTGAACGATATTCAGCCAACCTATCGCATCCTGAAGCCATGGTGGGATGTGTTCATGGATTATCTTGGTATCGTCATGTTGATGTTGGCAATATTCTCTGGAACGATGCAGTTAACCAGGGATCAAGTGGTATGTCTTCCAATTCTGGAAAAAACTTCAGAGGGAACTGGGGACTTCTTCGGATCCCAGCCACCAGAGACAGTTGATAGTTTATGGAACAAAGAAAGTGCGATCGGGGAGCAAGCTGCACCGTTAATGGCTAGAAGACCTCCAGATAGCGTCTCACCTACAGTTCACTTCTCACAGTCGAGTGTTTTTGGGCAACCTCAGCCCACAGGAGTCAGGACAAAGCTGGATTTTCAGCAATACGTTTTTGTAAACCAGATGTGCTACCATGTTGCTCTACCGTGGTATTCAAAATATTTCCCATATCTCGCTCTAATCCACACCATTGTATTGATGGTTAGTAGCAACTTCTGGTTCAAGTACCCAAAGACAAGCTCTAAAATAGAACATTTTGTTTCCATActtggaaaatgttttgaatcACCGTGGACAACTAAAGCACTGTCAGAGACTGCATGTGAAGACTCGGAGGAGAACAAGCAGCGGCTGACTGGTGCCTCCTTCCTCCTGAAGCATCTGTCCACATGCAGTGAAGACGGAAGTCCAAACCAGTCTGCTCCAATGCTAAATAAGTCTGGGGTCACATTTTCTGTTGAAAAGCTTGTTAGTGAAATTCCCTCCATGACAATACTGGACAAAAAAGATGGCGAGCAGGCAAAAGCGCTGTTTGAAAAAGTCCGGAAATTCCGTACCCATGTGGAAGACAGTGACTTAATTTACAGACTGTATGCCATTCAGACAGTCATTAAAACAGTCAAGTTCATTTTGATCCTCTGCTACACAATGACATTTGTTGCTTCGATAGATTTTGACCATGTGTGTGagcctgaaataaaacatttgacagGATACGCCAAGTTTCATTGTACACACAATATGGCCTTCATGCTAAAGAAACTCCTTGTTAGTTATATTGCTATCATATGTGTTTATGGCATAATCTGCATATACACACTGTTCTGGCTTTTTCGACGCCCACTTAAGGAATATTCTTTTGAAAAAGTCAGAGAGGAGAGCAGCTTCAGTGACATTCCAGATGTTAAGAATGACTTTGCTTTTCTCCTCCACATGGTGGATCAGTATGACCAGCTTTATTCAAAACGTTTTGGAGTCTTTCTGTCTGAGGTGAGTGAAAACAAACTTCGAGAGATCAGCCTGAACAATGAGTGGACTTTTGAGAAATTGCGGCAGCATGTGACGCGCAATGCTCAAGATAAGCTGGAACTCCACCTTTTCATGCTGTCCGGAGTTCCAGATGCTGTGTTTGATCTGACTGATTTGGAAATCCTCAAACTAGAATTAATCCCAGAAGCCAGAATAACGACAAAAATCTCACAAATGATAAATCTTCAGGAGCTGCATTTCTATCACTGTCCGGCCAAAGTTGAACAGactgctttcatttttcttcgTGATCACCTCCGGTGCCTTCATGTCAAGTTCACTGACGTTGCTGAGATCCCTAGCTGGGTTTATATGTTGAAAAATTTAAGGGAATTGTACTTGATTGGTAACCTGAActcagaaaacaataaaatgatcGGCCTTGAGTCTCTGCGAGACCTGAGGCACTTAACGTGTCTGCATCTCAAAAGCAACCTCTCCAAGATTCCAACAAACATTACAGATCTGTCTCCACATCTGATCAAGCTGGTTATTCACAATGACGGTACAAAGCTCTTAGTACTGAATAGCTTGAAGAAGATAATGAATCTTGCTGAGCTGGAGCTTCTTAACTGTGAGCTGGAAAGAATTCCTCATGCCATCTTCAGTTTGACCAACCTTCAAGAGTTGGATTTAAAATCTAACAATATTCGTACGATCGAGGAGATCATTAGCTTTCAGCATCTCAGGAGACTGACTTGTCTCAAACTTTGGCATAATAAGATTATTTCTCTTCCGCTGTCAATTAGTCATGTCAAAAACCTTGAGTCACTCTATCTCTCACACAACAAGCTGGAGTCCTTACCCTCATCATTATTCAGCCTCCTCAAGCTGAGGTATATTGATGTTAGTCATAACTCAATAGTTGTAATACCACTAGAGATAGGCTTTCTACAGAACCTCCAACATTTTGCCATTACCAGCAATAAAGTTGAGGTAGTTCCCAAACAACTTTTCAAGTGTGCAAAGCTGAGGACCTTATGTCTTGGTCACAACTGTATATCCTCCATTCCGGAGAAAATTGGTCAACTCTCCCAGTTAACGCATCTGGAAGTGAAAGGAAACTGTCTGGACCGTCTTCCAGTTCAGCTCGGTCAGTGCTGTCTCCTCAGCAGGAGCTGCCTGGTTGTGGAAGATCATCTCTTTGACTCGCTCCCCATGGAGGTCAAAGAGAACATCAATCCAGAGTCTAGTGTGTCTTTTACAAATGGGTGTAAATGTGTGAGTGATGGGCGGTAGTCACATCCTGTACGGCGTTAGACGTCAGCTTTGGTGCAgagatgtcattttttaaattagtcaCTCAAAGCACTAGATCGATTTAGAAATGATACGGTTCATGATGTTGTAATAGTTAATAAATTGAACAAAATGCTGAAGGTTGGTACCACAGGAGCAGATAGagaattcttttttaattttaaattaaatcattgCGGTATAtgattatttatgtatgtatgtatgtatgtatgtatgtatgtatttttatttatttacgtgAATGACAGTGAATGGTATCAGTTCTTTTCCATTGCTTATATTTTTTGCCTTTTATATTGTGTCCATGtcattttgtattattttaaattattcaactTTTtagatgtgattttattttacttcatttacaTCAGCTAAAAGTTTTTTTGACTTTTGAAAATCTTGCTTAAATATATAATGCATCTCAAGTCCTGTAATAGTGTCTGACCATGCAGCATTCGTTTTGCTTGAATGCacaatgttttgtgtgtattgAAAGATCCCACACCTCCACTAAGGCTGCACAAAAGTTCCTCTATATTTGAATCCAGCCAACCTCACTGTAATATAATCTTCACCTTAATATCCACACAAAATTTATTGATCATGTCTGAACTTTCTGACATATTCTGCCCACTAATTAATATCAACtgattatttaataaaaacaaaacctccttGGTGGTGGTCATGACGACAGGATTTGACATGCTGACATTGTCATTACATAACCTGTGATGTTATGTAATGTTATATTGTGATAATATGAGCAAGGCAATTTATTGATATTTCTTTTTTGGCAAACTTCTTGTGTTAGTTGCAGACAGATTACTGCCATCTACTGGCAGGGTGATTGATCAAATCACAAAATATCAGTTACTGTCCAAAATCTTGCAtgtatacaaataaaaaataattatttttttttcaaaatcaaaattattaaaatatttttttaaatatacaacCAATACTCAACACCATCAACATTACAAAATTATAGGTAAATCAAAGCAAATCTATTTCAGTCTGTCATGACAGATACtgagggtttaaaaaaaataaattgtgtgttatatttatcctttttaaaatgtttttatttaaaataattttaccttCCATTTGTGACCTCGAGTGATGTGCTTTAATTCAAGCCAACTACATCAGAGTAACTACTAAGTGTGTTGTAACATACAGTAGGTATTgttactgctgctgcttcttaGATTGAGAATGAGTTCTCTACCACTAAAGTATagagcataaacacacacacagtcatgcaGCCATACTTTATAATTACCATTAGCTGTATGCATTCTATTTTGAGTATACTTAGAATAATAACTAAACACGGAAATGTTTCCCATCTTATCTATCTATTTTAAATAAGACAGcaccattcctttttttttaaacaactggTGTTTTTTTGAAGGCAGCAGATTCTTTAATTCCTTGTGTGCAGCCAATCCAGTGTATTTTGTATTAGTTGTACTTCACCTTCATACTTTCTTTATGTGAACATACATTGGTAATGTATATTGtgctatttgtgtgtttgttttatctcTTTATGTACCTGTTCCCTGCAGAGACCGAAAAATGCCcgaataaataaaggaataagTAGAAAGTCAAGCTAGAATAGCTTTTCTGCTTGGAACCTATTCTCAGTGTTAAGGATCTTTCTGACAGCTCAGAGAACTCGTTTAGAGGTCAACACATTTATTAGACAGTGTCTCCCTCTCGTGGCTCAAAAAATGTGtgcggaaaaaaaaatcttaagtCAGATTTCTCCCTAGATAGAGTCAGTATACAGtaatttgtgtcatttgtgaAAATTTAGTTACATAGAGGGTACCTCATGTTTTATGATCATGTTCAAGTAAACTAATGCAGAGTAGGATGAGTCAATAAAGTCACAATGGAATTTATTAAAAGGATATTAAATCAATcaattgtcatttcatttcactaTTTAAGTTGCAGAAAAAGACAGAACAGCTCTATAGAACCTAAACCATAAAAAAATCACTAAACAGCACATTAAAactcatttttcaaaaaacCTGAACCTCCAAGATTCTTTTGTAAATTAATTATGGATGAACAAAATCAGAATCTAACGTTTCTATTTTGAATCTAGATTTGACTACCAGAGTAAACAGCAGTTGCTTTTTTGCCTCTACCACCTTGTCTGAGTTGTGGCCCACCTCCTGAGTTTAGTCTCCAGTCCCGTCTGACTGCACAGGATGTAGCTGTAGATAATGGATGGATATCCGGTACAAGTAAAGAGACAAAGGAATGCAGCATCATATATTTAGAAATGAATCATCAAAGCAAATACCGCTTGATTTTAACTCACTGTCTTGAGTAATTATGAGCAGTACTTGAGCAGACGGGAGGAAGACTAACCAACAGAAGGAATTTTGGTCTGATTTATGTTCAGCTACTTAAACTCCCATGTCTAAATGATGTATTTATGTTATGTCACACTTTTTAAAGTAACAGTTATAGAATCAAAAGcatgccacctgctggtggttTGTAGTCATGTAGCTCAGCCACTTCTCCTCTGtatattaactattattctcaTTTATAACATTCGAATGACAGACACCAGCCTCCATTGAATTTCCTCACatatttactgttaaaatgtgtttttaatgcagatgttgttgtgtttgtaagtCTTCATTTACAATGATAGAATGCTAACAATGATTGCCTCTCATGCTGCTTCAGCCAAGCTTTTCTGGGCAACATGCACAAATGCTCTAAAGTAAACACACCTCGTCTATCATTGAAGCAAACTTGACTCTGGTGATTTTGACATTTACCTCTTCAGCCCTGGGTCCGCAGGAACAAAAGCATGATGTCATG is a window of Antennarius striatus isolate MH-2024 chromosome 7, ASM4005453v1, whole genome shotgun sequence DNA encoding:
- the lrrc8c gene encoding volume-regulated anion channel subunit LRRC8C, yielding MIPVMEFRQFSEQQPAFRVLKPWWDVFTDYLSVIMLMIGVFGCTLQVMQDKIICLPQRMTASENRSEMEVKSLLHIQSNISVAPREMTGLKTDLDLQQYSYINQMCYEKALHWYAKYFPYLVLIHTLVFMVCSNFWFKFPGSSSKIEHFISMLGKCFDSPWTTRALSEVSGENPEEKDHKKSGTYRSNIAVSPGEESLKKTQSLRSIPEKIVADKPSASVLDKKEGEQAKALFEKVKKFRLHVEEGDILYLMYVRQTVFKVFKFLLIIAYNSSLVNKVRNRVPCEVEIQDMTGYNNFQCNHTMAHLFSKLSYCYLCLVAVYGLTSLYTSYWLFYRSLKEYSFEYVRQETGINDIPDVKNDFAFMLHMIDQYDSLYSKRFAVFLSEVSENKLKQLNLNHEWTAEKLRQRLQTNTNNRLELQLFMLPGLPDTVFELTELQSLKLEIINNVTIPASISQLEDLQELSLYQCSLKLHTTATSFLKENLKVLRVKFDDNRELPNWMYGLRNLEELYLTGSLCPETSKNTVFESLREMKCLKTLSLKSNFTKIPQSIVDVSSHLQRLYLHNDGTKLVMLNNLKKMSNLIELELVRSDLERIPHAIFSLTNLQELDLKENNLRSIEEIISFQHLRKLTCLKLWYNSIMYIPEHIKKLGSLERLYFSHNKIEILPSHLFLCNKLRYLDLSNNDIRFIPPEIGVLQSLQYFSVTCNKIENLPDELFFCKKLKTLKLGKNSLSILSPKISYLVLLTYLELKGNHFELLPHELGCCRALKRTGLIVEETLFETLPSDVRNQMKAE
- the lrrc8db gene encoding leucine rich repeat containing 8 VRAC subunit Db; protein product: MFSLTEVASLNDIQPTYRILKPWWDVFMDYLGIVMLMLAIFSGTMQLTRDQVVCLPILEKTSEGTGDFFGSQPPETVDSLWNKESAIGEQAAPLMARRPPDSVSPTVHFSQSSVFGQPQPTGVRTKLDFQQYVFVNQMCYHVALPWYSKYFPYLALIHTIVLMVSSNFWFKYPKTSSKIEHFVSILGKCFESPWTTKALSETACEDSEENKQRLTGASFLLKHLSTCSEDGSPNQSAPMLNKSGVTFSVEKLVSEIPSMTILDKKDGEQAKALFEKVRKFRTHVEDSDLIYRLYAIQTVIKTVKFILILCYTMTFVASIDFDHVCEPEIKHLTGYAKFHCTHNMAFMLKKLLVSYIAIICVYGIICIYTLFWLFRRPLKEYSFEKVREESSFSDIPDVKNDFAFLLHMVDQYDQLYSKRFGVFLSEVSENKLREISLNNEWTFEKLRQHVTRNAQDKLELHLFMLSGVPDAVFDLTDLEILKLELIPEARITTKISQMINLQELHFYHCPAKVEQTAFIFLRDHLRCLHVKFTDVAEIPSWVYMLKNLRELYLIGNLNSENNKMIGLESLRDLRHLTCLHLKSNLSKIPTNITDLSPHLIKLVIHNDGTKLLVLNSLKKIMNLAELELLNCELERIPHAIFSLTNLQELDLKSNNIRTIEEIISFQHLRRLTCLKLWHNKIISLPLSISHVKNLESLYLSHNKLESLPSSLFSLLKLRYIDVSHNSIVVIPLEIGFLQNLQHFAITSNKVEVVPKQLFKCAKLRTLCLGHNCISSIPEKIGQLSQLTHLEVKGNCLDRLPVQLGQCCLLSRSCLVVEDHLFDSLPMEVKENINPESSVSFTNGCKCVSDGR